In one Antennarius striatus isolate MH-2024 chromosome 1, ASM4005453v1, whole genome shotgun sequence genomic region, the following are encoded:
- the slc22a18 gene encoding solute carrier family 22 member 18, with amino-acid sequence MVPGEAEPTEEASGAPGSSRRNPADDRRKTRVIFIVYLLAALDVSWMFLQFSVTPYLAKKMGFDTLWFGYLQTLVGMFQLLGGPLFGRFADLFGARVALSVSCSATVAFFLLLAASRVPAMLFLHKVPTLLMHVFPSCQMVVADLSEPEKRADALAKLGLCFGVGMIAGSTLGGHLTTRYGEAFTACVGAAGSAFSLLLVLMFVPENTKDGTAAPDAGTNQKSVFSLGEITRLMTFPGVARTFIVKTVAGFPSGIFQVMFSIIALEFFQLLPEQNGYLMAYFGVVQMVVQGGVIGRLTTRFSEEKLLLLSIGVSAVVGLAQALMLTVFHFCLIVVPLMFSLSTFNVITNSMLTNSVPPSDTGTMLGLCASVQSLTRTLGPTAGGFLYLNYGVSSIGLIQFVVNAVVFVYLLQRFVTNKEKRS; translated from the exons ATGGTTCCGGGAGAAGCAGAACCGACCGAGGAGGCCTCCGGTGCTCCCGGTTCCTCCCGGAGGAACCCCGCGGATGACCGGAGGAAGACCAGAGTGATCTTCATCGTCTATCTGCTCGCTGCTCTCGACGTTTCCTGGATGTTTCTACAGTTTTCTGTAACTCCT TATCTGGCCAAGAAAATGGGCTTCGACACCTTGTGGTTCGGTTACCTGCAAACCCTAGTCGGGATGTTCCAGCTGTTAGGGGGGCCATTGTTCGGCAG GTTTGCGGATCTGTTCGGCGCCCGCGTGGCCTTGTCGGTGTCGTGTTCTGCCACCGTGGCgttcttcctgctgctggccGCCTCCCGCGTCCCCGCCATGTTGTTCCTCCACAAGGTCCCCACGCTGCTGATGCACGTCTTCCCCT cctgtcAGATGGTCGTGGCCGACCTATCAGAGCCTGAGAAACGGGCCGACGCCCTGGCCAAGCTGGGCCTGTGTTTCGGCGTCGGGATGATCGCCGGATCCACGCTGGGCGGCCACCTGACCACTCGCTACGG GGAGGCGTTCACGGCGTGCGTCGGCGCCGCCGGGAGCGCCTTCAgcctcctgctggttctgatGTTCGTCCCCGAAAACACCAAAGACGGAACAGCGGCGCCCGACG CTGGGACCAATCAGAAGTCGGTGTTCAGCCTGGGCGAGATCACCCGGCTGATGACGTTTCCGGGCGTGGCCAGGACCTTCATCGTGAAGACGGTCGCAGGGTTTCCCTCAG gtATCTTCCAGGTCATGTTCTCCATCATCGCTCTGGAGTTCTTCCAGCTGCTGCCGGAGCAGAACGGGTACCTGATGGCGTACTTCGGCGTCGTCCAGATG GTCGTTCAGGGGGGGGTGATCGGTCGTCTCACCACCAGGTTCTCTgaggagaagctgctgctgctgtccatcGGGGTGTCTGCTGTGGTGGGACTGGCccag GCCCTCATGCTGACCGTGTTCCACTTCTGCCTCATCGTGGTTCCCCTCATGTTCTCCCTCAGCACCTTCAACGTCATCACCAACAGCATGCTGACCAACAGCGTCCCGCCCTCCGACACGG GAACGATGCTGGGACTCTGCGCTTCGGTCCAGTCCCTGACGCGGACCCTCGGCCCCACCGCCGGCGGCTTCCTGTACCTGAACTACGGCGTTTCCTCCATCGGGTTGATCCAGTTTGTCGTCAACGCCGTTGTGTTCGTCTACCTGCTGCAGCGTTTCGTCACAAACAAGGAGAAACGGTCCTGA